The nucleotide sequence ACTGAACCTCCTTTTCCTGTTGCTGATCACGACGTTCTTCGTCACATCGGCGGACTCCTCGACGCTGGCGCTGGGAATGCTCACGACCGGCGGCGAACTCGAGCCGTCCACGATCAACCGCGTGATCTGGGGCGCTCTGGTCGGGGCACTGGCGTCCCTGCTGATGGTCGTCGGCGGCGTCGACGCGCTTCAGGCGGCGTCGATTATCACCGGCGGTCCCTTCGCCGTCATCACCATCCTCGCGGTGTTGGCGATCAGCTATCCCTGTCACGATATCTACCCGGTGTTCTTCGACACTGATCGTTCGGATTCCGTGTCGGATCAGTCCACGAGACTCGACGCTTCAGGGGGGACAGCAGCTCGAGAGTCGGATGATGATTGATCACCCTCGGACTTGCTGTGCCCCGCTTCTCGCGGTTGCAGCGGGATCCACAGAAGCACGCCTGACGACGAGAGCGGTGGTTCCGAGAGACACAATTGGCCGAAATCGAGAGTAGGCCGTCCGGTCGCGGCGACGGGAACGCATCGGTTCATCAGTGCAGACGACGTCGCCTCAGTTCTCCTTCTCGTTGTACAGCGATCTGTCCTCACTGACGTTGCCGCCTGTTCACCTCACTCCGCTGCCGATGTCGCGGGACACGATAACTGGACTGCACGGCGGCAAACAGTGTCGCGCAGTTCGGTCAGAGCGCCCGTCGATCGAGGCGGCAGGCTCGAGTCATCGTGTACACGATGTGCCCTCGAACGCAGTCCGGAGTCACGATTGGTTGCTGACCGTCTCCTCTCTCGAAAAGACCGACCGTAACGGCGTTACTGGTCGAATCGCGTAAAAAGAGCAGCGCGTACTTGAGGACACTCGAGGGACGATACCCTCCCGCTACCCGTAGATGGGAAACTCCTGGCAAAGGTGTTCGACCGTCGAGGCGGCTCGGTCGTGAACGTCCTCGTCCTCGGGATTGTCGAGCACGTCCACGATGAGGTCGGCGACAGTCTTCATCTCTTTTTCTCCGAATCCCCGGGTCGTGAGCGCCGGCGTGCCGACGCGGATCCCGCTGGTCACCATGGGCGACCGCGTCTCGCCGGGAACGGTGTTCTTGTTGACGATGATGTCGACGTCGGACAGTAGCTCTTCGGCCTCCTCTCCCGTGATGTCAGGGTGGGAGTCGCGGAGGTCAACGAGCATGAGGTGCTTGTCCGTTCCACCGCTCACCAGCGAGAGTCCTCGGTCGTCGAACTCGTCGGCGAGCGTATTCGCGTTAGCGATGGTCTGTACGGCGTAGGACTGGAACGCATCGGTGTTCGCTTCTGCGAACCCTGCGGCCTTGCCGGCCACGCTGTGCATCAGCGGCCCGCCCTGCGCGCCGGGGAACACCGCGGAGTCGACATCGTCCGCGAACTCCTCGTCGCACATGATGATGCCACCGCGGCCGGCGCGGATCGTCTTGTGCGTGCTCCCGGTGACGAACTCCGCGTGTTCGACTGGCGACTCGTGAACGCCGGCCGCAATGAGGCCGGTCACGTGGGCGATGTCCGCGAGGTGGTAGGCGTCGACCGCATCCGAGATTTTGCCGATACGGTCGTACTCGAACTCGCGGGGATACGCCGAGGAGCCGCTAACGATGATGTCCGGGTCGAACTCGCGCGCAAGGCTCTCGAGTTCGTCGTAATCGATGTACCCCGTCTCGGGATCGACCTCGTACTGTTCGACGTCGTAGAGCTGTCCCGAGAAGTTGACGTTGTGGCCGTGCGAGAGGTGTCCACCGTGCGAGAGTGACAGCGACAGTATCTTGTCACCCGGTTCGAGCACGGAGAAGTACACGCCCATGTTGGCCTGCGTGCCGCTGTGGGGTTGCACGTTGGCGTGGTCGACTCCGAACAGTTCCTTCGCGCGTTCGATAGCGAGTTCCTCCACCGTATCGACGTGTTGGCAGCCACCGTAGTATCTCCCGCCGGGGTATCCCTCGGCGTACTTGTTCGTGAGGACGCTCCCCTGTGCTTCGAGCACAGCTTTCGAGACGTGATTCTCGGAGGCGATCATCCCCAGCGTCGATTCCTGCCGCTCACGCTCGAGGTCGATGGCCTCGGCCGTATTCGGATCTATCTGCTCGAGCGATTGTTTGAACGCCATATCTAGACGTCGATTATGGACGGTAAGTATCTTGCGTGCAGCGGATATTCAACCTCAAGAAATAATATCTCTGACGTTATATGCTGGTAAACCCGCACACTACCTGCCTTTAAGATAGAGGAGCGGATATCGGTGTCTATGAAGCGTGCAATCAGTACCGACGATGCTCCGGCAGCCGTAGGCGCGTACAGCCAGGCAACGACGAACGGTGAGATGCTTTTCACTGCGGGTCAGCTTCCGCTCACAACCGACGGCGAACTCCTCGACGATGCGCCGGTCGACGAACAGACTCGACAGTGTCTCGAAAACGTCAGCGCGATCCTCCAGTCCGAAGGGGGATCGATGGACGACGTCCTCAAGACGACCGTGTTCCTCGACGATATCGACGACTTCGACGAGTTCAACCAGGCGTACAGCGAGTTCTTCGACGAAGAGCCGCCCGCCAGAAGCGCCGTCGAGGTCGGCCGCGTTCCCAAAGGCGCCGCAGTCGAAATCGAGGCGCTCGCGGTAACCGAGTAGTCTCAGTCGGCCACGAGGAACCGATCGTCCACAGCGTGACGTGTTCGCACGGATGCCGTCTAACGGCGTTCTGCCAGTGAGGCTATGACCGGGTTGACGACTCCGGGACAGTCGGCCGTTGCTCGGTTTTACCGATACGCCTTTTCCGTCCGGCGTGGTATGGTCGTCCATGTGCCAATACTGTAGCTACCGGTACCACGACGGCTGGACGCAGTTATTACAGTACGACGACGTGTACCAGAACACCATCAGTACGGAGTCGGAGGCGACGTACGGGTTCCACGAATCGTGGGACGAACTTCGAGAGGAAGTCGGCTACGGCGCGTCCTGATGGGGCCAACTCGGCTGAGGTTTTCGCAGGCGAGACCCGCACCCGATCGAAGCTAGTTCCGGTCGGGCCGCTTCGTCGGTCGGAGACCGATCTAGCCCGTTAGCACTGGCCGCGGGCGACTGCTGTGCGCGACCTATCGCAGTCGACGGCGAACAACGATCGTTCCGGAGCACTCGGTTTTCCGTAATAAGCGCCAGACGGAGTCTTGCGGACCGTGCGAACGGGGACAAGCCGCCGTGAACAAATGACAGATATCGCCGATGGTGTGACCCTCCCCCTTGTCTCCGAGACAATCGACCGGAGAACCGTCTCCTCGATGACGCGAACTTTCGGACGCACGTAGCAATCTACGTGATCGGTCCGGTCGCCGGCGCTATCGCCGACGAGAAAACCGTTCTGACTCCATACCAGACGCGGGCCAGGGCCGTACGGGGGCGAACGAACCGATAGACTGATTCTCGGCGATACGGACGGCGAGCGGTTCAGTGGTCGGCGTTCGTTTTTCGGCTCGTGCGCTTCGAGAGCGTCCGAACCGGGCGGTGATTCGGTACCTTCGTGATGGCTCCGAGACGAGAAGTTCGCTCGAACAGAAGCAGTTGACGAGCGAGATGCCCGCGACGATCAGTCGTCGCTGACTACGGTTCCGCCGTCGCTATCAGCTCCGGCGTCGGGTGCCTGGAGTACGTCCGGATCGGCGTCCGATCCGAGCGGTTCGACGCGGACACTGGACACCTTGTACTCGGGAATGCCGGTGTGCGGGTCGAAGCTCTCCTGGGTGAGCTTGTTGACCGCGCCGGCAGCGAAGTGCATCGGGATGAATAGCGTCCCGTCACCGACGCGGTCGGTCACGGTCGCCTTGACGACGATGTCTCCGCGGCGAGACTCGACCCGAACGTACTCGCCGTCGGCGACGCCGAGTTCGTCGGCCGTCGAGGGGTTGATCTCAACGAAGCTCTCGCCGACGTGGCTCATGAGCCCCTCGACACGTCGGGTTATCTGGCCGGTATGCCAGTGGTAGAGCACCCGCCCGGAGGTGAGCGTGAGCGGATACTCTTCGTCGGGTAACTCGCCGGGATGTCCACCGTCCGCGGGCACGAAACGCGCCATCCCGTCGTCGAAGTTGAACTCCCCGTCCTCGTAATCGTAGAGGTACGGCGTTCCGGGGTGGTCTTCGTCCCAGCAGGGCCACTGGAGTCCGTGCTCGTCGCCCGACTCGAGGCGGTCGTAGCTGACGCCACCGTAGATCGGGACCAGGTCGCTGATCTCGTCCATGATTTCCCGCGGATGGTCGTAGTCCCAGGTATACTCGAGCCGGTTGGCCAGGTCCTGCGTGATCTCCCAGTCTTGGCGCGCCGCTCCGGGCGGCGTCGCAGTTGGGCGCACCCGCTGGACGCGGCGCTCGGTGTTAGTGAACGTACCGTGTTTCTCCGGCGACGTCGCTGCGGGCAAGATCACGTCCGCGTGAGTCGCCGTTTCCGTCATGAAGATGTCTTGGACGACGAGGAACTCGAGTTTCTCGAGCGCCGCTTCGGCGTGCTGGATGTCGGGTTCGGACAGCGCGGGGTTCTCCCCGACGACGTACATTCCACGCAGGTTGCCTTCGTGAGCCTCTGCGAGCATCTCCGGTACCTTGAGCCCTGGCTCTTCGGGCGGGCGCTCGCCCCACGTTTCTTCGAACTTTTCGGCGACCTCGGCGTCTGCCGGATCCTGATAGCCCGGAAGGCTTCCGGGAAGCGTTCCCATGTCACCACCGCCGCCCTGCACGTTGTTCTGCCCCCGGAAGGGTGAGAGCCCGGCGCCGGGCTTACCGACCTGGCCGAGCGTGAGGGCGAGATCGGCCATCGCGAGGAGGTTCTGCGTGCCGTGACTGGACTGGGTCATCCCCATCGCCCAGCCGAAGACGACGGTCTCGGCGTCGGCGAGCGTCTCGGCGGCGGATTTCAGCTCTTCGGGCGGAATGCCTGCCAGTTCTTCGACTTTCTCAGGCGTAAATGCCTGCACCTTCTCCTTGACTTTCTCGAACCCCTTCGTGTTGCGCTCGATGAACGCCTCGTCGTGGAGCTCGTTCTCGACGATGTATCGAATGAGACCGTTGAGCCAAGCGACGTCGTACCCGGGCTTGGTCCGCGTGTATTGGTCTGCGTGCTCGGCGATGCCGACTTCACGGGGATCGAAGACGACCAGGTCGGCCCCGTCTCGGACGTTTTGCTTGATTCGGGTCGCCAGAACAGGGTGCGACTCCGTCGTGTTCGACCCGGTGATGAGGTAGGCGTCGGCCTCGCCGATATCCTCGTTGATGCGGTTGGTCATGGCGCCGTATCCGAGGGTCTGTTGCAGCGCTGCCACCGTCGTCGAGTGACAGAGCCGCGCGCAGTTGTCGATGTTTTTCGTTCCGAGAACCTGTCGGGCGAACTTCTGGACGAGATACGCCTCTTCGTTGCTCCCCTTCGACGACGCGAGACAGCCGACGGCGTCGATGCCGTGTTCGTCCTGGATCGCGCGCAACTCGTCGGCGACGCGGTCGAGCGCCTCGTCCCAGGACGCCGTCTCGAACTCGCCGTCGTCGGTGCGCACGAGCGGTTCCGTGATCCGCTCGTCGCTGTTGGCGAACTCGTGGCCGAACTTCCCTTTCACGCAGGTCGAGAAGTTGTTGGCGGGCGCCTGGGCGGGATCGTCAACGGGTTGGACGCCGATCGCATCGCCGTCTTTGCCCCACATCTCGAATCGGCAGCCGACCGCACAGAACCCGCACGTCGTCTCCTCCTTGTCGATCTTGCCGAGGCGGTAGTCGCTCACGGTCGACGCGACGTCGAACAATCTCCCCTCGGGGAGCACCTTCGTCGCGATGTTCTCGGCGGTGTGTTCGCCCGCCAACATGGCTTTGTGGCCGTACTCGGTGGCGAGGTCCATCGCACGGCGCCTGCTCTGGGACATAAACCGTGCGACGCCGCTTCGATCGTCCGGACTCACGCTGGGGCTGGCTCCGATCCGACTCTCTCCGCCGGGGTCGGGCGAGCGATTCGGTGCCGTCGTGTCGTCGAGCGTTTCGGCAGCCTCGTGCCCGATAACCGTCCCGATGGAGTTGCGCTGAGTGAACCCTGGAAGCGGAAGTGTCGCAGCGCCGCCGATGTCCTTCTCCGTCAACGCGCCCGTCGGACAGACGGTCGCGCAGTGACCACAGGAGACGCAGTCGGACTCGGCCATCGTCTCGGCGTCGGACTGGAAGCCGATTCGGGTGTCCTCGCCGTGGCCCTCGATGCGGAGGACGCCCTCGACCTGCACGTCGTTACAGCCCTCGACACACCGGTTGCAGAGGATGCACTTGTTCCGGTCGATCTGGATGAACGACGAACTGTCGTCGAGCGGTTCGTACTCGTCACGATCGCCGAAGACGCCATAGCGCGGATGGTCGACGCCCTCGCTGATTGCAGTATCCTGTAGTTCGCAGCGGCCGTTGCCGTTGCAGGTCGTACACCGGAGGTTGTGGTTCGAGAGGACCAGATCGAGGTTGACGCTGCGTGTCTCTTCGGCATCGGGAGTGTCCGTCTGCACGGTAAGCCCCTCCTCGGCCGGGAACGAACACGAGGGAACGAGGCCGTGCTCGTCGGTCTCGACCATGCAGGTCCGGCACTCGCTGCGCGGCCCGATCTCACCGCTGCAGTCGCCGTCGCGGTCGTAGTAACAGAGCGCGGGGACGTCGGCGTCGTCATCAATGCCGTCCGCGCCGGGATCGACACGAACCGTCTCGTCGTCGACGGTCTGCATCGCGTCGATGATGGTCGACTCGGGTGGAACAGTCACCGGTTTGCCATTGATCGTCACCGTCGTCGGCCCGTCGCTGCGGGTGCCGGCCTCGGGATCGTTCGCGGTCCCTGTCTCGAACGTGGCGGAGACCGGCGTATTCGGTTGCGAGTCTTCGATATCGGGAACGCCCGGAAGTGTGTCGTCAGTGCTCATAGTTTCTCAGTACAGGTTCCGCTGGGACAGCGACCGTCGGCGTGTACGTGGAACTCCGGTTCGAACTCGTCGATCGCGGTCGTCACGGGGCGAGGCGCGTGAGCGCCGATCTGGCAGTTGCTCGACCGTACCATCACTCGACCCAGTTCTCGGATCGTGTCGGTCTCGAGCGATCCCTGGTAGACGTCTCGCAGGAGTTCGGTGAGCTGTTTCGTCCCTTCGCGGCCGGGCACGCAGCGGCCGCTGTTCTCGGTGGACGCGAATCGAGCGCGCTCGCCGACGTCGGCGACCACGCACCGGTCGTCGTTCAGCAGTTCGACCACGCCGTCGGTTCCGAGACCGACCGCTGCGAGCGACTGTGCGGTCGGGGCGACGTCGAGGTCCCGTGTGATACCGCCGAGGATCCCGCCGACGCAGGCCATCTTGAACGATCCTGTCAGTTCGACGGCGTCTCGTACCACCGAAAGGCTACTGTCTGACGGGAGTTCGATGGTCGCCGGATCGGCGACGTCGCCGGCGACGGTGATC is from Haloterrigena salifodinae and encodes:
- a CDS encoding serine hydroxymethyltransferase, giving the protein MAFKQSLEQIDPNTAEAIDLERERQESTLGMIASENHVSKAVLEAQGSVLTNKYAEGYPGGRYYGGCQHVDTVEELAIERAKELFGVDHANVQPHSGTQANMGVYFSVLEPGDKILSLSLSHGGHLSHGHNVNFSGQLYDVEQYEVDPETGYIDYDELESLAREFDPDIIVSGSSAYPREFEYDRIGKISDAVDAYHLADIAHVTGLIAAGVHESPVEHAEFVTGSTHKTIRAGRGGIIMCDEEFADDVDSAVFPGAQGGPLMHSVAGKAAGFAEANTDAFQSYAVQTIANANTLADEFDDRGLSLVSGGTDKHLMLVDLRDSHPDITGEEAEELLSDVDIIVNKNTVPGETRSPMVTSGIRVGTPALTTRGFGEKEMKTVADLIVDVLDNPEDEDVHDRAASTVEHLCQEFPIYG
- a CDS encoding Rid family detoxifying hydrolase; translation: MKRAISTDDAPAAVGAYSQATTNGEMLFTAGQLPLTTDGELLDDAPVDEQTRQCLENVSAILQSEGGSMDDVLKTTVFLDDIDDFDEFNQAYSEFFDEEPPARSAVEVGRVPKGAAVEIEALAVTE
- the fdhF gene encoding formate dehydrogenase subunit alpha translates to MSTDDTLPGVPDIEDSQPNTPVSATFETGTANDPEAGTRSDGPTTVTINGKPVTVPPESTIIDAMQTVDDETVRVDPGADGIDDDADVPALCYYDRDGDCSGEIGPRSECRTCMVETDEHGLVPSCSFPAEEGLTVQTDTPDAEETRSVNLDLVLSNHNLRCTTCNGNGRCELQDTAISEGVDHPRYGVFGDRDEYEPLDDSSSFIQIDRNKCILCNRCVEGCNDVQVEGVLRIEGHGEDTRIGFQSDAETMAESDCVSCGHCATVCPTGALTEKDIGGAATLPLPGFTQRNSIGTVIGHEAAETLDDTTAPNRSPDPGGESRIGASPSVSPDDRSGVARFMSQSRRRAMDLATEYGHKAMLAGEHTAENIATKVLPEGRLFDVASTVSDYRLGKIDKEETTCGFCAVGCRFEMWGKDGDAIGVQPVDDPAQAPANNFSTCVKGKFGHEFANSDERITEPLVRTDDGEFETASWDEALDRVADELRAIQDEHGIDAVGCLASSKGSNEEAYLVQKFARQVLGTKNIDNCARLCHSTTVAALQQTLGYGAMTNRINEDIGEADAYLITGSNTTESHPVLATRIKQNVRDGADLVVFDPREVGIAEHADQYTRTKPGYDVAWLNGLIRYIVENELHDEAFIERNTKGFEKVKEKVQAFTPEKVEELAGIPPEELKSAAETLADAETVVFGWAMGMTQSSHGTQNLLAMADLALTLGQVGKPGAGLSPFRGQNNVQGGGGDMGTLPGSLPGYQDPADAEVAEKFEETWGERPPEEPGLKVPEMLAEAHEGNLRGMYVVGENPALSEPDIQHAEAALEKLEFLVVQDIFMTETATHADVILPAATSPEKHGTFTNTERRVQRVRPTATPPGAARQDWEITQDLANRLEYTWDYDHPREIMDEISDLVPIYGGVSYDRLESGDEHGLQWPCWDEDHPGTPYLYDYEDGEFNFDDGMARFVPADGGHPGELPDEEYPLTLTSGRVLYHWHTGQITRRVEGLMSHVGESFVEINPSTADELGVADGEYVRVESRRGDIVVKATVTDRVGDGTLFIPMHFAAGAVNKLTQESFDPHTGIPEYKVSSVRVEPLGSDADPDVLQAPDAGADSDGGTVVSDD